The sequence gagacacaagtttgatccttggaagaggaaatggcaacccacaccagtatccttgccagaaaaattccgtggatagaggagcctggtggactacagtccatagggttgcatagagtcagacatgattgagtgactgagcaggtaTGTCATTTGTGAAaagttattcttaaaaaaaaaaaaaatcgatgttgtctcgtttcagttcagttcagttcagttcagtcgctcagtcatatctgactctttgtgaccccatgaatcacagcacgccaggcagcCCTGtgcatcacgaactcccggagttcactcagactcacgtccatcgagtcagtgatgctatccagccatctcatcctctgtcgtccccttctcctcctgcccccaatccctcccagcatcagagtcttttccaatgagtctcatTTAGTCAGTGGGAATTTCCAAACATTCCTAACACACTGTTGAAGTAAATTTGTGAAAGTGGGAATAGAACAAAGAGAAAGCAGATGGATgtcagagagaaaaggaagcttAATAAAGTGATTTACATGAATTGAATAgaaactgctgctgttgctaagtcgcttcagtcgtgtcctactctgtgcgaccccatagacggcagctcaccaggctctcccgtccctgggattctccaggcaagaacactggagtgggttgccattctccaatgcatgaaggtgaaaagtgaaagtgaagtcgctcagtcatgtgtgactcttcgcgaccccatggactgcagcctaccaggctcctccatccatgggttttgccaggcaagagtactggagtggggtaccattgccttctctgtcaaatAGAAAAGTTAGAGTCAAATAAATGCAAATTCCaggaatgtatttatttaaaaagagcaAGTTATAATTTGATAGTCTGATCAAATAGTCACAATTTCTGACTCTGAGGCTTTGACCTCTGCAATCTCAAGTGCTTTTTCAGTTTTATGACAACTAGCTCTTATACAGTACCTCTCACAAAGAATACTTTCAGAGCCCTCTTCATGTCTTTATTCCTCAGGCtgtagatgaaggggttcagcatgggtgTGATGACTGTGTACATCACAGAGGCTGTTGCACTTGAGTGTGCATTATGGGCAGCTGCAGAGCTAAGGTACACTCCAAGCATTGTACAATAAAATAAGGAGACAATGGTGAGGTGAGATGCACAAGtggaaaatgctttatatttCCCCTGAGCAGATGAGATTCTGCATATAGAGGAGACTATCTTAGAATAAGAGTAAAGGATACCAGCAAAGGGACCACCACCCAGCAGGACAGCTGCAAAATACATCACTATGTTATTAAGAAATGTGTCAGAACAGGCAAGTTGGACCATATGATTGAGTTCACAGAAAAAGTGGGGAATTTCAATGTTTGTGCAGAAGGACAGTTGCAGCATCATTAAGCTTTGTAATGAGGAATTAAGAATATTTATGATCCAGGACATCAACACCAGCAGTCCACAAAGTCTTGGGTTCATGATGACAGTGTAATGCAGGGGATGGCAGATGGCCAcaaagcggtcataggccatcacagtCAGGAGAAAAATGTCCAACACTGCAAAGAggatgagaaaataaatctgtgtgATGCAGCCTTCATAGGTGATAACTTTCCTCTGTGTTTGGATGTTCCGCAGCATCTTTGGAATGGTGGTGGAAGTGAAACAGATGTCCACAAAGGAcaggttggagaggaagaagtacatgggggtgtgcagGTGAGAGTCTGAAGTGATGGCCAGGATGATGAGCAGGTTTCCAAAAACAGTGATCAGGTACATAGAGAGGAAAAGCCCAAATATGATGGGCTGTAGTTGTGGATCCTCTgaaaatcccagaagaagaaattctGAAATTCGTGTATCATTGCCCCGTTCCATATGATGGAAGTGACTTcactgaaagaggaaagtaacaTGACTAATTTTTCACAACTACATGCTTTACTCACACATTTTAAATGCTGGTATTTACATATTGCAGTCACgtaattcaataaaatatgttttgtgTATGAATATGGTCTCCTTTAGATTCCCTCATGCCACCATTGATATGGAATTTTTGTCCCTGCCAACTCTTTCCTTGAGGGATTATGCATCCTATTATTTTCATTAGAAATTTTTTTCGTGTATTTCTGTAGTAAAATTGAGAGCTGACCATGTTACCAATGTCTAGGCAACAAGTATAGtttgctaaagaaaaaaataggaccCTACTATTAAATGATGGGGGGTGCTCCCCatatggtgcagtggtaaagaatccgccttcccatgcaggagatgcaagagactagggtttgatccctgggtcaggaagatctcctggagaaagaaatggcagctcactccaatattcttgcctcaataatcccatggacagaggagcctggtgggctatagtccatggggtcacagaaagatagacacgactgagcatataCACACATTCAATGATGGAGATAGAAAATCTAAGCAAATAATAGAGATCATTACATTTCAGGTGGTGACAGATGCTATATAGAAAGGGTTAGCTCATGTAAAGGAGAGAGTGAATTAGGCTTTATATTTTGCATGGGTGTTTAGGTAAGACCTGCCAACAAGGTGACATTTGAACAGTGACCTCAagcaagagagggagggagatgcAAGGTTATGTAATGAAGTATGTACCTGGCAGAGGAAATATCTAGTGAAAGGCCTTGAGGAAAGTGCTTGTTTCCAGTGCTCAAGTCAAAGAAAGTAAAGCCAGTGTTGCAAGTGAATGAAGATGACAAAGAGTTATGAGAGATGGTGTCCCACCTGTTGAGGAGGGTCGTGGTCTCTCGGCTACTGCTGAAATCCCAGGGCAAGGGACTTCCTGTTCTGTACTATATCTTGCCCTTTATTAATCTTGTTGCAAAGGGATCCTATGTGTTGAAACAGCTTACCTCTTTAGTACCTCCCTTGATTGAATTTTGGCCCCACTACCGTAAGAATCATCTTGGAATATATGAGAACTGGTACCCTTGTTCTGAAGATTTCTGACACCCCACCAGTAGCAAACAGACACAGAACACACTGTGTCTTTCTTCACTGTGTTATTTTCATGTCTTTCTCAGCTGAAGCATTACTGAGTACACTAGGAATGTGTACAACCCAAGTTGGGCAGATCAGTGAACTTTACCCTATATACTATAGAAGTGATTCCCTGAAATTCCAATTCTTAAGTTTCCTATGGACAAATAAACCTGGGGTTCCACACTGAGATGGCCATTTTGTGTATTTAAACAAACATTAAATTGTCTTTTCAATAAAGAGAGagcaaagagagggagggagggaggtagagagagagagtaatGATGAGAAAAATATCTTAACAAGATCAATTGGTCCCTGAGAGGCTGTGAGAAAGAATAATCTTCCTTGATCCTGGCAGCATTCCAAccttaattattttcctttgatgCCCAGCAAAATAATAAGAGATCCAAAATGAACTTGTCTGAAAGACAATAGTAGTGATACCACTATGATATTGAAAGATATCAAAAGACATTTTACTTATTGTTCCCCCTAAGAGAAAATGAGCAGAGGGATAAACCAACActtcataaaacaaaatatacaaagtgTAACAAAATTGGGCATTTTTAATATCAAGCCATAGAAGACTTGTTTCTCCTGGGCCTGTTTCATAATTACTTGACCAGTTAGTTCTTGTATGGTCTGATAAGGGATGAGGTTAGCTCCTTTCTCACTTTTGTCGTGTAGCATCTTCCCTTAGCTGTTCTTGGAGTTTGGGTTTTGAGAAACCCAATGGGCATACTCTGATCCTGGTTCTGAACTTCATCCAACATGCAGAGGTCTCCCTGGGCTATGCTTTGTAAATCCATGGTGTCCTACACCATGgcaattctgtatttttatgCTGAATAACTTCCTTCATATAATTATGTGTGAGGACATTACATCACGACACATTTATTTCATTGTACTCTGACCTCATTGTGAGACTGTGTGACCCAAAAAGGCAGGGACCTTACCTGCTTTGTTCACTTTTGTACTTTTCAGAAAGGTAGATGAATATATGCttatccagaaaaacatataagaGTGTGAAAAGCTATACAATGAAAGAATAAAGgatagtacatcaaggctgtatattatcaccctgcttatttaacttctatgcagaatacatcatgagaaacgctggcctggaggaagcacaggctggaatgctgggagaaatatcaataaactcagatatgcagatgacaccacccttatggcagaaggtgaagaagaactaaagagtctcttgatgaaagtgaaagaggagagtgagaaagttggcttaaagctcaacattcagaaaacgaagatcatggcatctggtcccatcacttcatggcaaatagatgggaaagcagtggaaacagtgtcagagtttattttggggggctctaaaatcactgcagatggtgactgcagccatgaaattaaaagacgcttactccttggaaggaaagttatgaccaacctagatagcatattcaaaagcagagacattactttgtcaacaacggtccgactagtcaaggctatggtttttccagtagtcatgtatggatgtgagagctggactataaagaaagctgagcaccaaagaattgatgcttttgaaccgtggtgttggagaagactcttgagagtcccttggactgcaaggagatccaaccagtccatcctaaaggaaatcagtcctgaatattcattggaaggactgatgttgaagctgaaattccaatactttggccacctgatgcgaagagttgactcatttgaaacgaccttaatgctgggaaagattgagggcaggaggagaaggggatgatagaggatgagatggttggatggcatcactgactcaatggacatgggtttgggtggactctgggagttggtgatggacagggaggctggcgtgttgcgattcatggggtcacaaagaattggacatgactgagcaactgaactgaactgaaaccaggtTAAAGTGAAGAGTCTGAAAAAACTTAGTGAGCAAAATTGAATGAAGAATCAGACTAAATGAAATGTgataaaaatagcaataatttaATGGCATGAATATGTGCCGATATTTAATGAAGCAAAGGCCTGATAGAAGAGAATATAACATGTAATGTACCAAGAACTTCCTGGCACATAGTGGATgttccattatttatttttgaattaagtTATAATAGTTTTGAACATCTAGCAAATGGCAAGGTCGTGTTTCCATTTAGTTGCAAAAGGTTATATTGTCAAATAAGATCTGGCCTGAagctgattcatgtttatgtttAATAGAAACCaaagcaatactgtaaagcaactaccctgtaattaaaagttaaaaaaattagaaaaaatacttacaaaaaaaaaaaaaaaagattgatcaTGAATGACTAGTTATCTGAGAGATTATGAAGTTAGTGTCCTACCTCATTCATCTTACAAAAAATGAGGTATTACCATGTTAGTGTAAAGTGACCAATACATTTCAGATGAACATTCTAgaaaactatacataaaatatacatgtggcaaaatgaaaaccaaaaaactCAGAAGTCGGAAGatagatattttgaaataaaacaaatattttatcatgaaaatAACCTCCAAAAGTCAATTGAGAAATAATAATccataaaattttttgaaatgctAATAACTGGAGAAAACTGGACAAATGATATATGACACAGTAATAATAGATAAGTCAAAATGATGATCAAATATGTAAAGTTTGCTGAAGCTGAGCCACagtttatgaaaacaaaaaaatgtcttTCATACCCATTAGCCTGAGAAATAAGCATAAAGACCTGTCACATTGCCTGGAGTTTGAACTTTTAAACCAGTAGCAAAAGCAATGTTGTTAATTTTGCTGCCAGAAAACTAAAGTCTTACAGATTTGGTAAACAACCTGAAGACAGCTATAAATGTTATCATATAGATATTCTCTAACTCAAGTTTTCTGAGTCTCAACACTACTGACACTCCCAGTCAGATCAGGCTCTGTTGCTCTGTTTGTCCCATGCATTGAAAGATGCTGAAAGCCTCTGTGGCCTCCACCCAATCCTCTCCAGTGAGACAGTCAAAATGTTCCTGGACATTACTCAGAATCTTCTGCATGGGAAAAATCCTTCTTGATTTGAACCACAGTTGGTTCAAAAATCTCAACATATTTCTGTGGCATGAATGAAATAGCATTTTAATGATAGAGTATTAAAGGCCATTCATCAAAAGTGTGAGTAGCATAGCCATACTGTGAAATATTACCTAGCCTCTGACACAAATACTTTAATTAGTCAATCAAGCAAACAAACAGACACAGCAATCTTTTGCCTCTGAGGCTTAGTTGAactggcttcttttctttctgacctTCTCATATACCACCATCTAGATTGGAGACTCACCTTGATGGGGGAACTCTGGGAGGAAGCTCTCTGAGGGGGAGTCTGAATTCTTCTCTGGAAGGCTAATGATGGAGAAGAAGGCTCTGTCCCCAGACAAAAGAGCAGAAAGGGATGAAGCTACAGGCCAACCCCAACCCCAATCAGGATTGGGActccaaacaaaggaaataaagtgTCCATCCAGCTCAAGAttacacacactgagagactgcAGATGTTAGTCTTTATAGGTCCCTCTACCTGCTCATTAGGCACATTTCTTGTTATTTCAACCTCTAAGCACATAATTCCCCTGTGGAAACCTgttcaggaaggaaggaaattttcCCTAAAGATTCTCTATTCACAAGGGATCAGGTAGAAGTCAAGagaatccattttttttcttgttttttcactCCTTCTCCATAAAATTTCCTCCCTTTCAGATCTCTAAATCTCCTAGTACCTTGTTTCAACCTTGAGTTAAAGTTTTTTCTAAGTCTAAGACTGAGTACCTGAACTAGGTCTCTTGTATCTCAAAAGTTTTGATTTATGATGGGGATACTTTAAATCTCCAGGaaatttctgttctctttttcaaTAAGGGGAAGAACTCAGTTCTTTTGTTAATCAACCTTGGGGCACTACATATGTTGTCTTCATGACACTTTTGCCATAACATTTAGGAAGTTCATACTTATATCTCTAGTTCTGAGCTTTCATGTAATTctccattataaaatattttttgatgatagtAAATATACTTAGATATTTTGTGCTAAAGCTTGATCTTAGTGCCTGATGAGAATTGTTTGATTGAATATTTACAGATGTTTCATCTGTGAGGAAGTACATTTAAGAACTCCATTCTCCACTGCAGAAATGGAGCTTGGAGGAGTTTAATGATACGGCTGAAATTAATATCTGAGTATTTGATGGTCCTTGATTGTAAACTTGTCAGGGTGTGTCTAGTTTCCAAACTATACACCAGTAGTTCTGAATCATAGAGGATTTTTCCCTGGGATGTTTGACAACATCTGAAATGATGCTGCCAAACATCTAAAATCTGTGGGAAAGCATCCCCAGAATAGTATGCTTCCTCAAATGGCAACAATAAGGGGTAGCAAAGTTATTCTAAGTCAGTCCTTTTCTAACTTCATTGTAGCTACAAATCAACAGCAATCCTACTACAAATTCAGAATCTGATTCAGCAGGACCTGGTGGGTCCAAagactgcatttctaacaagctgcTGGATGATGCTGACTCTGCAGGTCCTGGTCTGTGGACACTCTTTGAgtaacaaggctgtgatcctgtGATACAATTAGTTGCAGATAGTTTTAGGTCTTCTTCCTCAAAATGtgtttttgcatttaatttttaagaaatagtgCATTCACTCATTTCAGAGGCTGTGACTAATTCTGTCTGTTTCTCTTATAGAAGGGTTCCTgccaagccgcttcagttgtgtccaactttgtgcgaccctatagatggcagcccaccaggctctaccatcCCCGGGATTCTTGAATGATATAAAATGATACACTTACAAAACAGACTGTGTAGTAGGCAgaatgttgtttagtcgctaagtcatgtcaactctttgtgaccccatggactgcagtgcaccaggctcctctgtccatgggttttcccaggcaagaatattggagtgtgtcgccatttcctcctctaggggatctttctgacccagggatggaacctgtgtctcctgcttgtcagatagattctttaccactgagtcatctgggaagcccaatcagcaAAATAAACCAGCTAATATGTATCATATTACaattgactgccttcatccagttTGCCCAACTACCCCAATCCCCTTCCTCTCTGATAAATATCAATTATcaatctgttctctgcatctgtaagTTTTGGTccatttctttattccttttgttttttagatttcatgtgCAAGTGAAATCATACTTgatttcatctttctctgtctggcttatttagTATGGCATAATACCTggaaggtccatccacattgtcacaaatggccagatttttattttttatggctgagtagtatgccattgtgtgtgtgtgtgtgtgtgtgtgtgtgtgtgtgtgtgtgtgtgtatttcacatcattatccattcatccatcaatggacatgtAGGTAGCTTTCATGTCTTGGTCAATGTAAATAATGGTGCAATGAATATAGggttgcatatatcttttcaaattactgctCTCATTTTACTCAGAGAAATACCCAGAAGTTGAATACCTAGGtaatatagtagctctatttataatttttgaggaatctccatactgctctccataatggctgtacacattcacatttctaccaacagtgcactagggtttccttttctccacatcctcaccaacgtttgttatttctcctttttcatttttaagaagctttaaaaaattagcttactttttaaaatataaatttatttattttaattggaggttaattactttacaatattgtattagttttgccatacatcaacatgaatccaccacaggtatacatgtgttccccatcctgaacccccctcctacctccctccctgtaccatccctctgggtcgtctcagtgcaccagccccaagcatccagtattatgcatcgaacctggactggtgattcgtttcacaaaAATTAGCTTTATTAAGGtatagttaatatttataatcATAAGATATTCGAAGTGTACCTCATGATGATCTGATTTATGTATACTTTGTGAAAGGAATTCTCCTTTAACTTACACATCCATTACTTTACACACTTATCTtgtttgtttgtgtatgtgtgagaaaatttaagttctactctcttCAGTTAAGTCGctgagttatgtctgactctgctaccccatggactgcagcacgccaggcttccctgtccatcaccaattcccagagtttactcaaactcatgtctgttaagtcggtgatgccatccaaccatctcatcctctatcatccccttctcctaccttcaatctttcccagcatcagggtcttttcaaatgagttaactcttcgcatcagatggccaaaatattggagtttcaacttcaacatcagtccttccaatgaatattcagggctgatttcctttaggatggactgttggatctccttgcagtccaaaagactttctgttcaaaagtatcaattctttggcgctcagctttctttatagtccaactttcacatccatacatgactactggaaaaaccatagccttgactagatggacctttgttggcaaagtaatgtctctgctttttaatatgccgtccaggttggttataactttccttccaaggagtaagcatcttttaatttcatggctgcaatcaccatctgcagtgattttggagccccccaaaataaagtctgtcactgtttccactgtttctccatctattcaccatgaagtgatggcaaatACCCTACTGTCTTAGCAAATTGCAATTGTACAATGCAGTGTTGTCAACAATAGTCATCATGATTTAttcggttggccaaaaagttcatttgggttttatgTATGATattatggggtgtgtgtgtgtgtgtgtgtgtatgtatatatataaatttagatTAATATTAGAGTGccaagatgaatggaaaaagaagatatgatacatatatgcaatggaatatagctcagctataaaaaggaaagcattgagtcagttgtagtgggGTGGATGAACATAGAGTCAGttatttatacagagtgaaataagtcagaaagagaaaaacaaatgacatttactaatgcatatacatggaatctagaaaaaatataCTGATGAACCAATTTAGAGAGAAGAAATGGGGATGCAGGTGAgataacagacttgtggacactgtgggggaaggagaggataggACCTATTGAAAAAGCAGCACTGACATATagacactatcatgtgtaaaacaggcaACTAGTGGGAAGCTTCCGTATAACACAGGGAgaccagcctggtgctctgtgatgacctagacgggTGGAAgcggggagtgggagggagaatCAAGAAGAagggtatatataaatatatgtgtgtgtgtatatatatatataattatgacttattcatgttgatgtatggcagagaccaccacaacattgtaaaagtaattaacctccagtaaGAAAAAATGCCAGGTGGTATACCTGTAActctcggcttccctggtggctcagatggtaaagaatctgcctgcagtgtgggagaccccagagtcaggaagatcccctggagaagggaaaggcaacccactacaatattcttttccagagaatcccactgatacacacacacacacagaggccctTGGCG is a genomic window of Ovis canadensis isolate MfBH-ARS-UI-01 breed Bighorn chromosome 5, ARS-UI_OviCan_v2, whole genome shotgun sequence containing:
- the LOC138441676 gene encoding olfactory receptor 7A10-like codes for the protein MERGNDTRISEFLLLGFSEDPQLQPIIFGLFLSMYLITVFGNLLIILAITSDSHLHTPMYFFLSNLSFVDICFTSTTIPKMLRNIQTQRKVITYEGCITQIYFLILFAVLDIFLLTVMAYDRFVAICHPLHYTVIMNPRLCGLLVLMSWIINILNSSLQSLMMLQLSFCTNIEIPHFFCELNHMVQLACSDTFLNNIVMYFAAVLLGGGPFAGILYSYSKIVSSICRISSAQGKYKAFSTCASHLTIVSLFYCTMLGVYLSSAAAHNAHSSATASVMYTVITPMLNPFIYSLRNKDMKRALKVFFVRGTV